Proteins found in one Chionomys nivalis chromosome 15, mChiNiv1.1, whole genome shotgun sequence genomic segment:
- the LOC130887325 gene encoding survival motor neuron protein, whose protein sequence is MAMGSGGAVSEQEDSVLFRRGTGQSDDSDIWDDTALIKAYDKAVASFKHALKNGDICETSDKPKVTARRKPTKKNKNQKKNATAPLKQWKVGDKCSAVWSEDGCIYPATISSIDFKRETCVVVYTGYGNREEQNLSDLLSPTCEVANNTGQSTHENESPASTDESENSSRSLRSKPQSKSKAAPWTSFLPPPPPMPGSGLGPGKPGLRFNGPPPPPPPPPPFLPCWMPPFPSGPPIIPPPPPISPDCMDDTDALGSMLISWYMSGYHTGYYMGFRQNKKEGKCSHAN, encoded by the exons ATGGCGATGGGCAGCGGCGGCGCGGTCTCGGAACAGGAAGACTCGGTGCTCTTCCGGCGTGGCACCGGCCAG AGTGATGATTCTGACATTTGGGATGATACAGCATTGATAAAAGCTTATGATAAAGCTGTGGCTTCCTTTAAG CATGCGCTGAAGAATGGCGACATTTGTGAAACTTCAGATAAGCCAAAAGTCACAGCTAGGAGAAAACccacaaagaagaataaaaaccaaaagaagaatgCCACGGCTCCCTTGAAACAg TGGAAAGTTGGCGACAAATGTTCTGCCGTTTGGTCAGAGGATGGCTGCATTTACCCAGCTACCATTTCTTCCATTGATTTTAAGAGAGAAACCTGTGTTGTGGTTTATACTGGATATGGAAACAGAGAGGAACAAAACCTGTCTGATCTCCTTTCCCCTACCTGTGAAGTAGCTAATAATACAGGACAGAGCACTCACGAG aatgaaagcCCAGCTTCAACAGATGAAAGTGAAAACTCCTCCAGATCTCTCAGAAGTAAACCACAGAGCAAGTCCAAAGCTGCGCCGTGGACTTCGTTTCTCCCGCCACCACCCCCAATGCCAGGGTCAGGACTGGGACCAGGAAAG CCAGGTCTAAGATTCAATGGCCCACCAccgccgcccccgccccctcctcccttcttgccGTGTTGGATGCCTCCGTTCCCTTCAGGACCACCA ATAAttcctccaccccctcccataTCTCCAGACTGTATGGATGACACTGATGCCCTGGGAAGTATGCTGATCTCTTGGTACATGAGTGGCTACCATACTGGCTACTACATG GGtttcagacaaaataaaaaagaagggaagtGCTCACATGCAAATTAA